Proteins encoded by one window of Rhineura floridana isolate rRhiFlo1 chromosome 9, rRhiFlo1.hap2, whole genome shotgun sequence:
- the LOC133364158 gene encoding ER membrane protein complex subunit 6-like, whose amino-acid sequence MAAVVAKREGPQFISEAAVRGNAAILDYCRTSVSALLGVTAGILGLTSLHGFIFYFLASILLSVLLVLKARRWWSKYFKSRRPLFTGGLIGDLFTYILFWTFLYGMVHVY is encoded by the coding sequence ATGGCTGCCGTAGTGGCCAAACGGGAAGGCCCTCAGTTCATCAGCGAGGCGGCCGTCCGAGGGAATGCCGCCATTCTGGATTATTGCCGGACGTCGGTCTCCGCCCTCTTGGGAGTGACTGCCGGGATTCTTGGCTTGACCAGCCTGCACGGATTCATCTTCTATTTCCTAGCctccatcctcctctctgtcctGCTGGTGTTAAAAGCCAGGCGGTGGTGGAGCAAGTACTTTAAGTCCCGGCGGCCCCTTTTCACTGGAGGGCTGATTGGGGATCTCTTCACATACATCCTCTTCTGGACTTTCCTCTACGGCATGGTGCACGTTTACTAG